The proteins below are encoded in one region of Amycolatopsis acidiphila:
- a CDS encoding glycoside hydrolase family 64 protein, with amino-acid sequence MFSRRAFLGLSAAALTAPAWPGFATAAAATPATFTLNLVDNSGSGTAYAYVTGTTSDNRLVLLAADGTPYYPPSPATTLTPLPVDCAIPVGSGRQVSVPRMYAARIYLVTDAKLDFFLNPGPALVHPSFLNSSDPNFGRNWSFAEFTFNDAQLFANISYVDFVGLPLGIALSTTSSGSQSVPGLPSGSASALAGELSAQGSNWSQLVQTSGGRPLRVLSAQHKADQFAGYLDGYIDQVWQKYATQPLTVDTQAVGAFTGRVAGDVLTFDNGESFTRPTTADVWSCDSGPFAIAQGASDARKAIIPRLAAALNRTTLLANANQPTGEDPAQFYRNAATNHYARIVHSKLPDNRGYAFPYDDVTPGPDFSGSVFAGDPAVLTVTVRGL; translated from the coding sequence GTGTTCTCCCGCCGCGCCTTCCTGGGCCTGTCCGCCGCCGCGCTCACCGCACCCGCCTGGCCCGGCTTCGCCACGGCCGCGGCCGCCACCCCGGCCACCTTCACCCTGAACCTGGTCGACAACTCCGGCTCGGGCACCGCCTACGCCTACGTCACCGGCACCACCTCCGACAACCGCCTGGTGCTGCTCGCCGCCGACGGCACGCCCTACTACCCGCCCTCCCCCGCCACCACCCTCACCCCGCTGCCGGTCGACTGCGCGATCCCGGTCGGCTCGGGGCGGCAGGTCAGCGTGCCCAGGATGTACGCCGCGCGCATCTACCTGGTCACCGACGCCAAGCTCGATTTCTTCCTCAACCCCGGCCCCGCGCTCGTGCACCCGAGCTTCCTCAACAGCTCGGACCCCAACTTCGGCAGGAACTGGTCGTTCGCCGAGTTCACCTTCAACGACGCCCAGCTGTTCGCCAACATCAGCTACGTCGACTTCGTCGGGCTGCCCCTGGGCATCGCGCTCTCGACCACGTCCTCGGGCAGCCAGTCGGTGCCGGGCCTGCCGTCCGGCTCGGCGTCCGCACTCGCCGGCGAACTGTCGGCGCAGGGCTCGAACTGGTCGCAGCTGGTGCAGACCTCCGGGGGCCGCCCGCTGCGGGTGCTGTCCGCGCAGCACAAGGCCGACCAGTTCGCCGGCTACCTCGACGGCTACATCGACCAGGTGTGGCAGAAGTACGCGACCCAGCCGCTGACCGTCGACACCCAGGCCGTCGGCGCGTTCACCGGGCGGGTCGCCGGCGACGTGCTCACCTTCGACAACGGCGAGAGCTTCACCAGGCCCACCACCGCCGACGTGTGGAGCTGCGACAGCGGCCCCTTCGCGATCGCCCAGGGCGCGAGCGACGCCCGCAAGGCGATCATCCCGCGGCTGGCCGCCGCGCTGAACCGCACCACGCTGCTGGCCAACGCGAACCAGCCCACCGGCGAGGACCCGGCGCAGTTCTACCGCAACGCGGCGACCAACCACTACGCCCGCATCGTGCACAGCAAGCTGCCGGACAACCGCGGCTACGCCTTCCCCTACGACGACGTCACCCCCGGGCCCGACTTCAGCGGTTCGGTGTTCGCGGGCGACCCGGCCGTGCTCACGGTCACCGTCCGCGGGCTGTGA
- a CDS encoding phosphoribosyltransferase translates to MVVDNRTTAGQELAARLADVRGERPLVLGLPRGGVLVAAPIATALHAPLDVVLVRKIGDPGSPELALGAVGEDAVVVGGNSLDPEIFARVLETEQLRLARRALRYRAVRPAVPVSGRTVVLADDGIATGASIRAAIRVLRSRGAARIILAVPVAAPEALAELTPLVDRVECLLAPNRMQAVSRWYADFREVDDREVLRVLQENAGVPA, encoded by the coding sequence ATGGTGGTGGACAACCGCACGACCGCAGGCCAGGAGCTCGCCGCGCGCCTGGCGGACGTGCGCGGGGAACGGCCACTGGTGCTGGGCCTGCCCCGGGGCGGGGTGCTGGTCGCCGCGCCGATCGCCACCGCGCTGCACGCCCCGCTCGACGTGGTCCTGGTCCGCAAGATCGGTGATCCCGGCAGTCCCGAGCTGGCGCTCGGCGCCGTCGGCGAGGACGCCGTCGTCGTCGGGGGGAACAGCCTCGACCCCGAGATCTTCGCGCGGGTGCTGGAGACCGAGCAGCTGCGCCTGGCCCGCCGCGCGCTGCGCTACCGCGCCGTCCGCCCCGCGGTGCCGGTGTCCGGCCGCACCGTCGTGCTCGCCGACGACGGCATCGCGACGGGCGCCAGCATTCGCGCGGCGATCCGGGTGCTGCGCTCGCGCGGCGCCGCGCGGATCATCCTCGCGGTGCCGGTCGCCGCGCCGGAGGCGCTCGCCGAGCTGACCCCGCTCGTCGACCGGGTCGAATGCCTGCTCGCGCCGAATCGGATGCAGGCGGTCAGCCGGTGGTACGCCGACTTCCGGGAAGTGGACGACCGCGAGGTGCTGCGCGTGCTCCAGGAGAACGCCGGGGTCCCCGCATGA
- a CDS encoding helix-turn-helix transcriptional regulator produces MSSRIAWAQGAGRDEGRPKLHAISPRRPTVKVAVLVADPFVRTGVLAELRDKPGVQLVDPREDVRPEVVVAVTEPGRDLGDLVSKAAGAKLVLVADQARPAELWTAVEHGLVVLVPRAEANTTRLLQAISDAHAGRGDLPPEQLGPLLHGLSRLHHDVLAPRDLTLSGLSRREADVLRLLAEGMDTSEIAAEMTYSERTVKNILHSLLTRLGLRNRTHAVAYALREGMI; encoded by the coding sequence ATGTCATCGCGTATCGCGTGGGCCCAGGGTGCCGGACGGGACGAGGGCAGGCCCAAGCTGCACGCCATCTCGCCGAGGCGGCCCACCGTCAAGGTCGCGGTGCTCGTGGCCGACCCGTTCGTCCGCACCGGCGTCCTGGCCGAGCTGCGGGACAAGCCCGGGGTGCAGCTGGTCGACCCGCGTGAGGACGTCCGGCCCGAGGTGGTGGTCGCCGTCACCGAGCCGGGACGCGACCTCGGCGACCTCGTGTCGAAGGCCGCCGGGGCGAAGCTCGTGCTGGTGGCCGACCAGGCCCGCCCCGCCGAGCTGTGGACGGCGGTCGAGCACGGGCTGGTGGTGCTGGTGCCACGCGCGGAGGCGAACACGACGCGGTTGCTACAGGCGATCTCCGACGCGCACGCCGGCCGCGGTGACCTACCGCCCGAGCAGCTGGGGCCGTTGCTGCACGGGTTGTCCCGGCTGCACCACGACGTACTGGCGCCGCGAGACCTGACGCTGAGCGGCCTGTCCCGCCGCGAGGCCGACGTGCTGCGGCTGCTCGCCGAAGGCATGGACACGTCGGAGATCGCGGCGGAGATGACGTACTCCGAGCGCACGGTGAAGAACATCCTGCACAGCCTGCTCACCCGCCTCGGCCTGCGGAACCGCACGCACGCGGTGGCCTACGCCCTGCGCGAGGGCATGATCTGA
- a CDS encoding ATP-binding protein, whose product MNEVTDYDASAFGRLLLRHRRSARLTQAELAEASGMSVRALRDLERGRSQAAQRRSADALADAMGLTGKDREGFVAAARDGRRRAAKPGEEDLSCRLPPAVPDLLGRDAELARLREAAATGSPSGVVLSIIGHPGVGKTALAVAAAHALEDRFPDGCFALDLRGMDDQPVTSRAALDQLLRALGVPAQQIPAAGVEQQHLFRSLLAGRRVLVLLDNAADEAQVRPLLAASPGCLTLITCRRALAGLEAGRWVWLEPLATTGATGLLSTIVGADRVTAEPGAATELVTLCGNLPLAVRIAGNRLATRPHWSIAYLVAELRDVNTRLSSLAAGDLQVRSAFEMSYRRLSPAARLVFRRLAAIPGADFAGALAAVAAGMTEEDVSAYLDELVDANLVQAATAPGRYRFHDLIRIFAGERLDAEEKPADRETLAHATLEYLLGTASAAARLFYPDTLTPEPFRSRSEAAAWLDTEASNWLAAHRLAAQAGRHREVLELAHAMHWYSDGRSQQRPWHDVFTLGLVAARALGSRQDEAVMLDFVGWARYFCLADNDGGLRAHRDALRLAVEIGDRREQACALAYLAAVLMRLGRLPEALDHALRAVHLARELEFWLGQGTIRNTLGAILRACGRTAEALAVHREVLADVEARYGEANPDARRFFHSATLLNLGLDLNEAGRWQRAASTFREARSLFRQGGFRLEEAHAALNEGRARREVGQHAFAGVCLELALSAFTGVPLRWQRARTLAELSTLYVATGDTEAAHDRRHQALALCEELGTDEARALAAELSW is encoded by the coding sequence GTGAACGAGGTGACGGACTACGACGCGTCGGCGTTCGGGCGGCTGCTGCTGCGCCACCGGCGCTCCGCCCGGCTGACCCAGGCGGAGCTGGCGGAGGCCTCCGGCATGAGCGTCCGCGCCCTGCGTGACCTGGAGCGGGGCCGCTCGCAGGCCGCGCAGCGCCGCTCCGCCGACGCGCTCGCCGACGCGATGGGCCTGACCGGGAAGGACCGTGAAGGGTTCGTCGCCGCGGCCCGCGACGGGCGCCGCCGCGCCGCGAAGCCGGGCGAGGAGGACCTGTCCTGCCGGCTGCCCCCGGCGGTGCCGGACCTGCTCGGCCGCGACGCGGAACTGGCCCGGCTGCGGGAGGCGGCGGCCACCGGCTCGCCCAGCGGAGTGGTCCTGTCGATCATCGGCCACCCCGGCGTCGGCAAGACGGCGCTGGCGGTGGCGGCCGCGCACGCGCTCGAAGACCGCTTCCCGGACGGCTGCTTCGCGCTCGACCTGCGTGGGATGGACGACCAGCCGGTCACCTCGCGCGCCGCGCTCGACCAGCTGCTGCGTGCCCTCGGCGTGCCCGCGCAGCAGATCCCGGCCGCCGGCGTCGAGCAGCAGCACCTGTTCCGCTCGCTGCTGGCCGGTCGGCGGGTGCTGGTGCTGCTGGACAACGCCGCCGACGAGGCGCAGGTCCGCCCGCTGCTCGCGGCGAGCCCCGGCTGCCTGACCCTGATCACCTGCCGCCGCGCGCTCGCCGGGCTGGAGGCGGGCCGGTGGGTCTGGCTCGAGCCGCTCGCGACCACCGGCGCGACCGGGCTGCTGAGCACCATCGTCGGCGCGGACCGCGTCACGGCCGAGCCCGGAGCCGCCACGGAGCTGGTGACGCTGTGCGGCAACCTGCCGCTGGCGGTGCGCATCGCGGGCAACCGCCTCGCGACGCGGCCGCACTGGTCGATCGCCTACCTGGTGGCCGAGCTGCGCGACGTGAACACGAGGCTGAGCTCGCTGGCCGCGGGCGACCTGCAGGTGCGCTCGGCGTTCGAGATGTCCTACCGCAGGCTCTCCCCGGCCGCGCGGCTGGTGTTCCGCCGGCTGGCCGCGATCCCGGGCGCCGACTTCGCGGGCGCGCTCGCCGCGGTGGCCGCCGGGATGACCGAGGAGGACGTCTCGGCGTACCTGGACGAGCTGGTCGACGCGAACCTCGTGCAGGCGGCGACCGCCCCCGGCCGCTACCGGTTCCACGACCTGATCCGCATCTTCGCCGGTGAACGCCTGGACGCCGAGGAGAAGCCGGCCGACCGCGAGACGCTGGCGCACGCCACGCTGGAGTACCTGCTGGGCACGGCGTCGGCGGCCGCGCGCCTGTTCTACCCCGACACGCTCACGCCCGAGCCGTTCCGCTCGCGGAGTGAAGCGGCGGCCTGGCTCGACACCGAGGCGTCGAACTGGCTCGCCGCGCACCGGCTCGCGGCTCAGGCGGGCCGGCACCGCGAAGTGCTGGAGCTGGCGCACGCGATGCACTGGTACTCCGACGGGCGCAGCCAGCAGCGGCCGTGGCACGACGTGTTCACCCTCGGCCTCGTCGCCGCGCGGGCGCTGGGCAGCCGGCAGGACGAGGCGGTCATGCTCGACTTCGTCGGCTGGGCGCGCTACTTCTGCCTCGCCGACAACGACGGCGGCCTCCGCGCGCATCGCGACGCGCTGCGCCTCGCCGTCGAGATCGGCGACCGGCGGGAGCAGGCGTGTGCGCTCGCCTACCTCGCCGCGGTGCTGATGCGGCTGGGCCGGCTTCCCGAGGCACTCGACCACGCCCTCCGCGCCGTGCACCTGGCGCGGGAGCTGGAGTTCTGGCTGGGCCAGGGCACCATCCGCAACACGCTGGGCGCGATCCTGCGGGCGTGCGGCCGGACGGCCGAAGCGCTCGCCGTGCACCGCGAGGTGCTGGCGGACGTCGAGGCCCGCTACGGCGAGGCCAACCCCGACGCGCGCCGGTTCTTCCACTCCGCGACGCTGCTCAACCTCGGGCTGGACCTGAACGAGGCCGGGCGCTGGCAGCGCGCCGCGAGCACCTTCCGCGAGGCGCGGTCGCTGTTCCGCCAGGGCGGGTTCCGGCTGGAGGAGGCGCACGCGGCGCTCAACGAAGGCCGCGCACGGCGCGAGGTCGGCCAGCACGCGTTCGCCGGGGTGTGCCTGGAGCTGGCGCTTTCCGCGTTCACCGGAGTGCCCCTGCGCTGGCAGCGCGCCCGCACCCTCGCGGAGCTGAGCACGCTCTACGTCGCCACCGGCGACACCGAGGCGGCACACGACCGGCGGCATCAGGCACTCGCGCTGTGCGAGGAGCTCGGCACCGACGAGGCCAGGGCGCTGGCGGCCGAGCTGTCCTGGTGA
- the acsA gene encoding acetate--CoA ligase yields the protein MTWPPIRKPDAVRASATLGDYRRVVEEFSWDAERLALSGLPRGRGLNIAHEAVDRYAAGPRRDHAALRWVDRYDDTVDFTYAELAERSNRFADLLGKLGIPRGERVFTLLGRVPELYVAVLGALKAGCVLSPLFAAYGPQPVRERLRLGEAGVLVTTPELYRRKVREIRDSVPSLREVLVTGEVSEPGTLALGPALAGSSPEYEIAAGEPDDPAFLHFTSGTTGSPKGVLQAHEAVLAQFVSARYALDLHPRDVLWCSADPGGVTGMTYAVVAPLAAGITTVSVDGGFDGRRWLSVLSTQRVSVWYTEPATLRTLMRRGAEPPAEHDLSALRFVASGGEPLGAEAVVWGQDALGTPVHDTWWQAETGAITIANFAAEEVRPGSMGLALPGVEAGLVERGEDGKVRELGREERQAGELALRRGWPSMFRGYWRDPQRYNESFSDGWYLTGDIARRDEDGYFWFVGRTGDVISANGYLVSPFEVESVLLRHPAVREAGVVGRPDPDEGELVKAFVALHAGYEPGEELRLELLSFGRRALGALAPREVAFEPRLPKTRSGKVLRRVLKARELGLAAGDPSTVEGMS from the coding sequence ATGACGTGGCCGCCGATCCGCAAGCCCGACGCCGTCCGCGCGTCGGCCACCCTCGGGGACTACCGGCGGGTGGTCGAGGAGTTCAGCTGGGACGCCGAGCGGCTGGCCCTGTCCGGGCTGCCCCGGGGCCGCGGGCTCAACATCGCGCACGAGGCGGTGGACCGCTACGCCGCCGGGCCGCGCCGCGACCACGCCGCGCTCCGCTGGGTGGACCGCTACGACGACACCGTGGACTTCACCTACGCCGAGCTGGCCGAGCGCAGCAACCGGTTCGCCGACCTGCTCGGCAAGCTCGGCATCCCGCGCGGCGAACGGGTGTTCACGCTGCTGGGCCGGGTGCCCGAGCTCTACGTCGCCGTGCTCGGCGCCCTCAAGGCCGGCTGCGTGCTCTCCCCGCTGTTCGCCGCCTACGGTCCCCAGCCGGTCCGCGAACGGCTGCGGCTGGGCGAGGCCGGCGTGCTCGTCACCACTCCCGAGCTGTACCGCCGCAAGGTGCGGGAGATCCGCGACTCGGTGCCCTCGCTGCGGGAGGTCCTGGTGACCGGCGAGGTGAGCGAGCCGGGGACGCTCGCGCTCGGCCCGGCGCTCGCCGGGTCCTCGCCGGAGTACGAGATCGCGGCCGGCGAGCCGGACGACCCCGCGTTCCTGCACTTCACCAGCGGCACCACCGGCAGCCCGAAGGGCGTGCTGCAGGCCCACGAGGCCGTGCTGGCGCAGTTCGTCAGCGCCCGGTACGCCCTCGACCTGCACCCGCGGGACGTGCTGTGGTGCAGCGCCGACCCCGGCGGGGTCACCGGGATGACCTACGCCGTGGTGGCGCCGCTGGCCGCGGGGATCACCACGGTCAGCGTCGACGGCGGGTTCGACGGCAGGCGATGGCTCTCGGTGCTGTCCACCCAGCGGGTCAGCGTCTGGTACACCGAACCCGCGACGCTGCGCACCCTGATGCGCCGGGGTGCGGAACCCCCTGCCGAACACGACCTGTCGGCACTGCGATTCGTGGCCAGCGGCGGCGAGCCGCTCGGGGCGGAGGCCGTGGTGTGGGGCCAGGACGCGCTGGGCACGCCGGTGCACGACACCTGGTGGCAGGCCGAGACCGGCGCGATCACGATCGCCAACTTCGCGGCCGAGGAGGTCCGGCCGGGGTCGATGGGCCTTGCGCTGCCGGGGGTCGAGGCCGGGCTCGTGGAACGCGGCGAGGACGGCAAGGTCCGCGAGCTGGGCCGCGAGGAGCGGCAGGCGGGCGAGCTGGCGCTGCGGCGTGGCTGGCCGTCGATGTTCCGCGGCTACTGGCGCGACCCGCAGCGCTACAACGAGTCCTTTTCGGACGGTTGGTACCTCACCGGCGACATCGCCCGCCGCGACGAGGACGGCTACTTCTGGTTCGTGGGCCGGACCGGCGACGTGATCTCCGCGAACGGCTACCTGGTGAGCCCGTTCGAGGTGGAGAGCGTGCTGCTGAGGCATCCGGCCGTGCGGGAGGCGGGAGTCGTGGGCAGGCCCGACCCCGACGAGGGCGAGCTGGTGAAGGCGTTCGTCGCGCTCCACGCCGGCTACGAGCCGGGCGAGGAGCTGCGGCTGGAGCTGCTCTCGTTCGGCCGCCGCGCGCTCGGCGCGCTGGCGCCACGGGAGGTCGCGTTCGAGCCGCGGCTGCCGAAGACGCGCAGCGGCAAGGTGCTGCGGCGCGTGCTCAAGGCGAGGGAACTGGGTCTCGCAGCGGGAGATCCGTCTACAGTGGAGGGAATGTCATGA
- a CDS encoding ESX secretion-associated protein EspG: MNHDQVAAADPAAFDWETRLRAAFAVPGLAGLVVGARDLWDQCPRNRPRAVPSSGGTAAPSSRPGDPGRRGHGGDGGAATGPDLVLTTAEFALLWADLGLGPMPYPLAVPACGRTPALRAEFTAEVYRELGTRGLAAGGRLAADLEALLVLLAGCEFAVDAVAHVGYPLRALAGTDRHTAVLAMLAGGEVWLTAIRPTALASAIAGVLPARDAGPGHGLSLPRAVLTAAAEPAEDVFGARMEPKAVLRAGGVSPVDTAVLLELAAGRRTGGQFAVSRTGPGRARRMDTLVSWFDTSRGRYLLVREDSWLSLAPASAIRLEHRLAALLSEVDELNHAWC, translated from the coding sequence GTGAACCACGACCAAGTCGCTGCGGCGGACCCCGCGGCGTTCGACTGGGAGACCCGGCTGCGTGCCGCGTTCGCGGTACCGGGCCTGGCCGGTCTCGTCGTCGGGGCCCGGGACCTGTGGGACCAGTGCCCGCGGAACCGGCCCCGCGCGGTCCCGTCGTCCGGCGGTACGGCCGCCCCTAGCTCCCGCCCTGGCGATCCTGGGCGCCGGGGGCACGGGGGAGACGGCGGCGCGGCGACCGGGCCGGACCTCGTCCTCACCACGGCCGAGTTCGCCCTGCTGTGGGCCGACCTCGGGCTCGGCCCGATGCCCTATCCGCTGGCCGTGCCCGCCTGCGGCCGGACCCCGGCGCTGCGCGCCGAGTTCACCGCCGAGGTGTACCGCGAGCTGGGCACCCGCGGCCTCGCCGCGGGCGGGCGCCTGGCCGCGGACCTCGAAGCGCTGCTGGTCCTGCTCGCCGGGTGCGAGTTCGCCGTGGACGCCGTCGCGCACGTGGGCTACCCGCTGCGCGCACTGGCCGGCACCGACCGGCACACCGCCGTGCTCGCGATGCTCGCCGGGGGCGAGGTGTGGCTGACCGCGATCCGCCCGACCGCGCTCGCGTCCGCGATCGCGGGCGTGCTGCCCGCCCGCGACGCCGGGCCGGGCCACGGCCTGTCCCTGCCCCGCGCCGTGCTCACCGCGGCCGCCGAGCCGGCGGAGGACGTCTTCGGCGCCCGGATGGAGCCTAAGGCGGTGTTGCGGGCGGGCGGGGTGTCGCCGGTCGACACCGCCGTGCTGCTGGAACTGGCCGCCGGGCGCCGGACCGGCGGCCAGTTCGCCGTCTCCCGTACCGGGCCGGGGCGGGCGCGCCGGATGGACACCCTCGTCTCGTGGTTCGACACCTCCCGCGGCCGCTATCTGCTGGTGCGCGAGGACTCCTGGCTCAGCCTCGCGCCCGCGAGCGCCATCCGCCTCGAGCACCGCCTGGCCGCGTTGCTGTCCGAAGTGGACGAGCTGAACCACGCCTGGTGCTGA
- a CDS encoding haloacid dehalogenase type II has protein sequence MTPAVRVLAFDIFGTTVDWYTGVARQAADVFGHLGVQLDAGTFTSEWRAKYLPSMARVRRHERDWAYLDTLHRESLDELLLEHGVDDSVDEASRQRLVDAWHRLPAWDDSVAGLRRLREHHVLAALSNGGFALMTNLVKAADLPFDCILSAELAHAYKPDARVYRTAAGLLDVRPDEVLMVAAHGWDLEGAAAAGLRTAFVERPREKGPDRQADRAADVKADLHATDFLDLAGKLGV, from the coding sequence ATGACACCAGCGGTTCGGGTACTGGCCTTCGACATCTTCGGCACCACCGTCGACTGGTACACCGGGGTGGCCCGGCAGGCGGCGGACGTCTTCGGGCACCTGGGCGTGCAGCTCGACGCGGGTACCTTCACCAGCGAGTGGCGCGCCAAGTACCTCCCGTCCATGGCGCGGGTCCGCCGGCACGAACGGGACTGGGCGTACCTGGACACGCTGCACCGCGAGTCGCTCGACGAGCTGTTGCTGGAGCACGGCGTCGACGACTCGGTGGACGAAGCGAGCCGGCAGCGGCTGGTCGACGCCTGGCACCGCCTGCCGGCCTGGGACGACAGCGTGGCCGGCCTGCGGAGGCTGCGCGAGCACCACGTCCTCGCGGCCCTCTCGAACGGCGGGTTCGCGCTGATGACCAACCTCGTCAAGGCCGCGGACCTGCCGTTCGACTGCATCCTCTCGGCCGAGCTGGCGCACGCCTACAAGCCCGACGCGCGGGTCTACCGCACCGCCGCGGGCCTGCTCGACGTGCGGCCCGACGAGGTGCTGATGGTCGCCGCCCACGGCTGGGACCTCGAGGGCGCGGCCGCGGCGGGGCTGCGCACGGCGTTCGTGGAGCGGCCGCGGGAGAAGGGCCCCGACCGGCAGGCGGACCGGGCCGCCGACGTCAAGGCCGACCTGCACGCCACCGACTTCCTGGACCTGGCCGGAAAGCTCGGCGTATAG
- a CDS encoding helix-turn-helix domain-containing protein: MPRLRLHFTAEDLARTRIVAEPHPMWELVLSLQKVRSVRPHARYAEWREHSLPRLGEPAHRRHLDLLTTLVPPRGNFPDFLTPAGGEGEFGDVLETVLSTPRQRLRREMAAILRGRQASPAAGLLADGSADGLRELADAASWYHDTVLRPHWSAVRRAFGADRGSRVHDLSGGGVERLLSRLPGCTRWEAPVLECPYPVNRNLELGGRGLSLIPSYFCQTSPVTLIDPALPPVLVYPAGDLPVPGGGTAALVALLGDTRAQVLRALRVPRSTTSIAGYVRTSAASASKHAAVLREAGLVTSTRDGHAVLHAVTPLGLALLDVVGGA; encoded by the coding sequence GTGCCCCGGCTGCGTCTGCATTTCACCGCCGAAGACCTGGCGAGAACCCGGATCGTGGCCGAGCCGCATCCGATGTGGGAGCTCGTGCTGAGCCTGCAGAAGGTGCGGTCCGTCCGGCCGCACGCCCGTTACGCCGAATGGCGGGAGCACTCGCTGCCGCGGCTCGGCGAGCCCGCCCACCGCCGGCATCTGGACCTGCTCACCACCCTGGTGCCCCCGCGCGGGAACTTCCCCGACTTCCTCACCCCGGCCGGCGGCGAGGGCGAGTTCGGCGACGTGCTGGAGACCGTGCTCAGCACCCCGAGGCAGCGGCTGCGCCGGGAGATGGCCGCGATCCTGCGCGGACGGCAGGCGTCCCCGGCCGCGGGCCTGCTGGCCGACGGTTCCGCGGACGGGCTGCGCGAACTGGCCGACGCCGCCTCCTGGTACCACGACACCGTGCTCAGGCCGCACTGGAGCGCCGTGCGGCGGGCCTTCGGCGCGGACCGCGGGTCCCGGGTGCACGACCTGTCCGGCGGCGGGGTGGAGCGGCTGCTGAGCAGGCTGCCGGGCTGCACCCGATGGGAGGCGCCGGTGCTGGAGTGCCCGTACCCGGTGAACCGGAACCTCGAGCTGGGCGGGCGCGGGCTCAGCCTCATCCCGTCCTACTTCTGCCAGACCAGCCCGGTGACGCTGATCGATCCGGCGCTGCCCCCGGTGCTCGTCTACCCCGCGGGGGACCTGCCGGTGCCCGGCGGCGGGACGGCCGCGCTGGTCGCCCTGCTCGGCGACACCCGGGCGCAGGTGCTGCGCGCCCTGCGCGTCCCCCGCTCCACCACGAGCATCGCCGGGTACGTGCGCACCTCGGCGGCCTCGGCGAGCAAGCACGCCGCCGTGCTGCGCGAAGCGGGCCTGGTCACGAGCACCCGCGACGGTCACGCGGTCCTGCACGCCGTGACCCCGCTGGGGCTGGCGCTGCTGGACGTGGTCGGCGGCGCCTGA
- a CDS encoding thiamine pyrophosphate-dependent enzyme yields the protein MSDRSLRAYERLDLLRQMIRARRFAERRAGEPVIGNEAVLAGIAQGVGPDDTLVEGGGLSLALGLGMSAAMLDRPTVTVYLLGEDGGPAEELRAALKLAARRRLPVLFCRENNLHPLGGLASETGFADEHGVPAWSVDGMDVLAVAEAVDEAVDAIRCGEGPHLLELSTCRFRGRAEVARWREFDPVRLLTDRMRAEDGLREPELTRLESEVDAELAVLEPVG from the coding sequence ATGAGTGACCGGAGCCTGCGCGCGTACGAGCGGCTGGACCTGCTCCGCCAGATGATCCGCGCGCGGCGCTTCGCGGAGCGCCGCGCCGGCGAGCCGGTCATCGGGAACGAGGCCGTGCTGGCCGGGATCGCCCAGGGCGTCGGCCCGGACGACACCCTCGTCGAGGGCGGCGGGCTGTCGCTCGCGCTCGGGCTGGGCATGTCGGCGGCGATGCTGGACCGGCCGACGGTCACCGTGTACCTGCTGGGCGAAGACGGCGGCCCTGCCGAGGAACTGCGCGCGGCGCTGAAGCTGGCCGCACGCCGGCGGCTGCCGGTGCTGTTCTGCCGCGAGAACAACCTCCACCCGCTCGGCGGGCTCGCCTCGGAGACGGGTTTCGCCGATGAGCACGGCGTTCCCGCGTGGTCGGTGGACGGCATGGACGTGCTCGCCGTGGCCGAGGCCGTGGACGAGGCGGTCGACGCGATCCGCTGCGGCGAGGGCCCGCACCTGCTGGAGCTGAGCACGTGCCGGTTCCGCGGCCGCGCGGAGGTGGCGCGCTGGCGTGAGTTCGACCCGGTCCGCCTGCTGACGGACCGGATGCGCGCCGAGGACGGCCTGCGCGAGCCCGAGCTGACCCGGCTGGAGTCCGAAGTGGACGCCGAACTGGCGGTGCTCGAACCGGTCGGCTGA